TCAATGTTTGGGACAGAATTACAGAGGTAGTTTCAGAGCTTCCAAAACACACCTATCCGCACTCACTTCCTGCTAACAGTCGTAGGCTTAAAGACAGAGTTAAACAGTACTTAAACGATGGTTACGGTGTATTTATACACAAATCGTTTGGTTCTAAAAATGCCGAAAAAATCAACGACGATGCTAAATCATTTGTCTTGGCTCGTTGGTGTGACCGCGTAAAGCGTGTAGCTAATTACAACCAACTTTTAAAAGAATACAACGCCAAGGCGGAAGAGGAAGATTGGAAGTTATTAAAATCGGAACAATCGCTTATCAATTTCCTCACTGATCCTAAGATTGAACCATTGTGGTACGGTTACCGATTTGGTGAGCTAAAGATGAAAGAAAAATTCACCATGTCATTCAAAACTGCTCTTCCATCTATGCGTGATAGCCTTTGGTATTCAGATGGTACGAAAGTCAATCTTTTCTACCAGGATGCTAATGGAGCTATGAAAACAATAAACGTTTATGAGGTTATGGATGCCTACAGCGAAGTGTTCTTAGGGTATCACATTTCAGAGAAAGAAGATTACGAGGCGGGTTACCAAGCTTTCAAAATGGCGATGCGGGTATCAGAGCACAGACCTTACCAAATTTCGTTTGATAACGGTGCAGGTAACAAGAAGCTTCATTCCGGTGGTTTTTTTGATAAAATCAGCCATTTAGCCATTAAAACACAGCCTTATAATGGTAAATCTAAGACGATTGAGAGTGCCTTTGGACGTTTTCAAACTCAGTTTTTAGCACAATTGCCTAACTATTCCGGTCAAAATATCACATCGAAAAAGGTTTCGAGCCATGCAAATATGGAATTTATTTTGGCAAATACGGATAAACTTCCAACCCTTGAAGAGCTGAAAGCTATTTATAAGAAAAAGCGCAACGAATGGAATCAGGCAACGCACCCAAAGACTGGTAAACCTAGAATCGAAATGTATTTTGAAAGTATCAATCCCGATTCGCCTGAAGTGACACCGTTCCAGATGGTAGACTTCTTTTGGATTGAGAGAAACTTACCGGTTATGTGTCAATCGGGCGGCATTAGCTTCAAAGAAAAGAAAATTCAATACGATTATGTGGTCTATCAACAGAACTCACGAGCTATAGACCAGGAATGGCACATGAGTAATGTAAATCAAAAATTCCATATCAAGTTTGATCCTGACGATATGAGTTTGATTTATCTCTACAAGAAAACACCACTAGGATTGAAGTTTGTAATTGCTGCCGAAACCAAAGTCGAAATACACAGAGGTCAGCAAGAACAGGAAGACTGGGAAGCTCAATTTTACAGAGATCAAATTGAAGCCACTAAGAAAATAAGAATTGCCAATGAGGAGAAAGTTGAGGCTAACCTCGAAAAACACGGAATGACAGCTGACAGTTACGGATATAAAAACCCAAAACTAAAAGGCATCAACTCCAAGCGAGTTAAAAAAGAAAAAACCGACATCGCCCAATTTCAAAAGAAAGTAAGCGAAGCGGTTCTAACGGATGATGCAGAGAGTATCTACGATTTAATGTAAAACGGGTTGCAGCCCAAATTAACCTAATAAAAAACAAAAGTATGACAACTGATTTCAAAAACCAAGTCAAAGAAAAGCTAGTCCTTTTTATAGCTCAAAAAGGTAGTCAAAACAAAGCGGCCAATTCACTAAACGGCGTTTCCTCAGCCTTACTTTCCCAAATCATGAATGACAACTGGGAAAACATTTCAGAAACCATGTGGCGTAATGTGGCTTCACAAATCGGGCACAGCTCTAAAGAATGGGTTTGTGTAGAAACAACAGATTTCAAAATTATCTCTCAATTTCTGAATGATGCCCAACAAAATGCCAATGTTTTTGCCATGACTGGCGATGCAGGTTCCGGTAAGTCTAAGACCTTCGAGCTTTATATCCAAGACAACAAAAATTCGTACTTATTGAGTTGTGCCGAGTATTGGAATCGTAAGGAATTCTTAGTACAACTTCTTACGGAAATGGGGGTTGATTATAGCGGGTTCACGGTTGCCGAAATGATGAACGAGATTGTAAAGAAACTAAAATCACAACAGGACCCGCTTATCATACTAGATGAAGCCGACAAATTACCTGATACCGTGTTGTATTTCTTTATCACCTTATACAACCGACTGGAAGATCATTGCGGAATTGTAATGTGTGCAACGGATCACCTTTCTAAAAGAATCAATAAGGGAATCAAACTCAACCGAAAAGGGTATAAAGAAATCAACTCCCGTATTGGCCGAAAGTTCATAGAACTGAAAGGTGTAAACTATACCGATGTTACACAGATATGTATTGCCAACGGTGTTGAGGATAGTAAATCTATAAAAGAAATATTCAACGATGCTGAAGGCGATTTGAGAAGAGTAA
The nucleotide sequence above comes from Flavobacterium branchiarum. Encoded proteins:
- a CDS encoding ATP-binding protein, with amino-acid sequence MTTDFKNQVKEKLVLFIAQKGSQNKAANSLNGVSSALLSQIMNDNWENISETMWRNVASQIGHSSKEWVCVETTDFKIISQFLNDAQQNANVFAMTGDAGSGKSKTFELYIQDNKNSYLLSCAEYWNRKEFLVQLLTEMGVDYSGFTVAEMMNEIVKKLKSQQDPLIILDEADKLPDTVLYFFITLYNRLEDHCGIVMCATDHLSKRINKGIKLNRKGYKEINSRIGRKFIELKGVNYTDVTQICIANGVEDSKSIKEIFNDAEGDLRRVKRKIHAVKNRV